The DNA segment GCCTCCTCGTCGTCAATAGGAGATACGCGAATAGTCTAGATAGAGTATTCATCCGCGTCAAGGAGTCTTCGCGAGAACGGATCGTCTCAGACTACCCCGGGGGAACTGAACCAGTTCTGCTTTCGGTGCCGCTTCTAGCAAGAAGCAGGCCTGCGGGAACCTCAGATCATGCGAGGGTCCATCAGCATCCTTTCGGACCAGGACATACCCGAGCTGCGTGCCTGGAGCCGCTGGACGAGGCGGTAGCCGAGGTGGTAGCCGGAGCGCCCTGGTAGGGCCGGCTCCACGAATTCGTCCGCACCCTCGAACCACAGGAGGTAGTGCTCCTCGCCGGCGGCCTCCTTCACGTGCTGGAAGCGGGACCAAAGCTCCGCCTCGTGCTCCTGGCAATAGCGGAGCTGCCGGTGGGTGTACCCAAGGTAGGCGGTGAGTGGGAAGCCAGGGACGGTCGCCTCGGAGAAGGCGACCGCCAGACCCTCGGACAACAGCCATTCGGCCAGCGGCACGGCGCGCACCAGCCGCCCCTTATCAAAGTCGCCCTTGCCCACGGAGCGGCGGACGAGGCTCGCGCTCTCCCCGCTGAAGCGCACGCAATGAGCGTACTCGTGAGCCAGCCAGATGGGAAGCTCGCGCGGGTCGATCCCCAGGGAAGCTGGGTGCCTGCCGGGTGCGGGGACGAAGTGCTCGAGGCAGAGCCCAAGAGCGGGACGACCGCCGATCACCGTCTCGAAGGCGTTCGACGTGTATACTCCGACCATCAGGTAGACGTCGGGTTCGACCGGGGGCGGCAAGAGCCTTCGGCATATGTCCAGCCAGCCGGTCGCTGCTCGCACCAGCCCGTCGCCCCCGTAGAGGCTCTTGAGGTA comes from the Limnochorda pilosa genome and includes:
- a CDS encoding DUF2268 domain-containing putative Zn-dependent protease (predicted Zn-dependent protease with a strongly conserved HExxH motif); translated protein: MIHPLHTVFLGEVAGAPPEARGEAYRLAYHKPNRRFLESYHRNWSGLGVGWVVDRFGSLYPEPMIQYLKSLYGGDGLVRAATGWLDICRRLLPPPVEPDVYLMVGVYTSNAFETVIGGRPALGLCLEHFVPAPGRHPASLGIDPRELPIWLAHEYAHCVRFSGESASLVRRSVGKGDFDKGRLVRAVPLAEWLLSEGLAVAFSEATVPGFPLTAYLGYTHRQLRYCQEHEAELWSRFQHVKEAAGEEHYLLWFEGADEFVEPALPGRSGYHLGYRLVQRLQARSSGMSWSERMLMDPRMI